Proteins encoded within one genomic window of Flavobacterium sp. NG2:
- a CDS encoding alpha-1,4-glucan--maltose-1-phosphate maltosyltransferase: MQNQTRIIIENVMPQLDCGAFPIKRIVGQTVRVTAAVFADGHDVVEACVKYKHENDKKWKEVRMIPAVNDEWFTEFKVEKQGSYSYFVEAWVDYALNWQHGTERKIQDNQYVKSELLEGAEYVRAVREWVTPSESDYLGHLDYLFTNESEYDKAVHEVNSSKLTAIFKKHPSRFLANQSAELKVYVDRKKALFSTWYEFFPRSSSPEDGKHGTFKDCIQLLPRVAEMGFDTLYFPPIHPIGEVNRKGKNNSTNAEHGDVGSPWGIGSVHGGHKSTHPELGSIDDFKELVQRAQELGIEVAMDYALQAAPDHPYVKDFPQWFKWRPDGTVQYAENPPKKYQDIQPIYFESSDWKNLWKELLDVALFWVEECNIKVFRVDNPHTKPFYFWGWLIGEIKKKHPDVLFLAEAFTRPKIMNELAKQGFSQSYTYFTWRNSKAELTDYVTELTQSEQKEFYRPNFWPNTPDINPFALQSGNESTHLQKYFLAATLSSSIGIYGPVFEYMVCQPMAAGKEEYLNSEKYEVYKWDWSIKNKLTRLITKINSIRKQQASLQQTNNIVFCNTNNDQVIAYYKFDDSKQNKTLMIASLDAHHTQQAMIQLPISELGINPINIVDLITGNSYFWDKEWNFVELSPDLPFHLFQIQD; the protein is encoded by the coding sequence ATGCAGAATCAAACCCGTATTATAATAGAAAATGTAATGCCTCAATTAGACTGTGGAGCATTTCCAATAAAGAGAATTGTAGGACAAACAGTGAGAGTGACTGCTGCTGTTTTTGCAGACGGACATGATGTTGTTGAGGCTTGTGTAAAATACAAACACGAAAACGATAAAAAATGGAAGGAAGTTCGAATGATTCCAGCTGTAAACGATGAGTGGTTTACTGAATTTAAAGTCGAAAAACAAGGGAGTTATTCTTATTTCGTAGAAGCTTGGGTCGATTATGCATTAAATTGGCAACACGGTACTGAACGTAAAATTCAAGATAATCAATATGTTAAATCAGAACTTTTAGAAGGGGCTGAATATGTAAGAGCAGTAAGAGAGTGGGTGACACCATCTGAAAGTGATTATTTAGGTCATTTAGACTATTTGTTTACAAATGAATCAGAGTATGATAAAGCTGTTCATGAAGTGAATTCGTCCAAATTGACTGCCATATTTAAAAAACACCCTTCTCGTTTTTTAGCCAATCAATCTGCTGAATTGAAAGTGTATGTTGATAGAAAAAAAGCCTTATTTAGTACTTGGTATGAGTTTTTTCCACGTTCCTCTTCTCCTGAAGATGGAAAACATGGAACCTTTAAAGATTGTATACAATTATTGCCAAGAGTAGCTGAAATGGGGTTTGACACCTTGTATTTTCCTCCAATTCACCCTATTGGTGAAGTTAATAGAAAAGGGAAAAACAATAGTACTAATGCTGAACATGGTGATGTAGGCTCTCCTTGGGGAATTGGTTCTGTTCATGGTGGACACAAATCGACACATCCCGAATTAGGTTCAATTGATGATTTTAAAGAATTAGTCCAAAGAGCACAAGAATTGGGAATTGAGGTAGCTATGGATTACGCTTTACAAGCAGCACCAGACCATCCTTATGTGAAGGATTTTCCACAGTGGTTCAAATGGAGACCTGATGGTACAGTTCAATATGCTGAAAATCCACCAAAAAAATACCAAGATATTCAACCTATTTATTTTGAAAGTTCCGACTGGAAAAATTTGTGGAAAGAATTATTAGATGTAGCATTATTTTGGGTAGAAGAATGTAATATTAAAGTCTTTAGAGTTGATAATCCGCACACTAAACCATTTTACTTCTGGGGTTGGTTGATAGGTGAAATTAAGAAAAAACATCCCGATGTATTGTTCTTAGCTGAGGCATTCACAAGACCAAAAATTATGAATGAATTGGCGAAGCAAGGTTTTAGTCAATCCTATACTTATTTTACTTGGAGAAATTCTAAGGCCGAATTAACAGATTATGTTACAGAGTTAACACAATCCGAACAAAAAGAATTTTACCGTCCTAATTTCTGGCCTAATACTCCAGATATCAATCCATTTGCATTACAAAGCGGAAATGAATCAACGCATTTACAGAAGTACTTTTTAGCTGCAACTTTAAGTTCAAGTATTGGTATCTATGGACCTGTTTTTGAGTATATGGTGTGTCAACCAATGGCTGCAGGAAAAGAAGAATATCTTAACTCTGAAAAATATGAAGTTTATAAATGGGATTGGAGTATTAAAAATAAATTAACACGATTAATTACTAAAATAAATAGTATTCGTAAACAACAAGCTTCATTACAGCAAACTAATAATATTGTTTTTTGTAATACTAACAATGACCAAGTTATAGCGTATTACAAGTTTGATGACAGCAAACAAAATAAAACCTTAATGATTGCTAGTTTGGACGCTCATCATACGCAACAAGCAATGATACAATTACCTATTTCTGAATTAGGAATTAATCCAATTAACATTGTAGATTTAATTACTGGAAATAGTTATTTTTGGGATAAAGAGTGGAATTTTGTGGAATTAAGTCCTGATTTACCATTTCATTTGTTTCAAATTCAAGATTAA
- a CDS encoding glucose-1-phosphate adenylyltransferase, with product MKAKRKNVIAIILGGGQGSRLYPLTETRSKPAVPIGGKYRLVDIPISNCMNSDIYRMFVLTQFNSASLNAHIKNTYVFSAFSQAFVDILAAEQTPDNPTWFQGTADAVRQCMPHFLNHDFDYALILSGDQLYQMDLNEMIEEHIKKDAEISIATLPVNDKDAPEFGILKTNKDSYIESFIEKPAKELLPNWTSDVSEQMKSEGKHYLASMGIYIFNKDLLVDLMSNFETKDFGKEIIPQAVQTNRVLSYQYEGYWTDIGNIDSFFEANIGLTDDVPKFNLFDNDNKIYTRPRMLPPSKFQNTNIDRSLISEGCILNAKEINKSVIGIRSRIGKDTIIQNCYIMGNDLYQSIETMEEEKNSDKILVGIGERCYIKNALIDKNCRIGNDVYICGGEHLENSSNELYAVKQGIVVIKKGVVIPDNYVIK from the coding sequence ATGAAAGCGAAGCGAAAAAATGTGATTGCAATTATTCTAGGAGGTGGTCAAGGGTCAAGATTGTATCCATTAACGGAGACTAGGTCAAAACCAGCCGTTCCTATTGGAGGAAAATACAGATTAGTTGATATTCCTATTTCTAATTGTATGAATTCCGATATATATAGAATGTTTGTATTAACACAGTTTAATTCGGCTTCGTTAAATGCGCATATTAAGAATACTTACGTTTTTAGTGCTTTTAGTCAAGCATTTGTAGATATTTTGGCAGCTGAGCAAACGCCTGATAACCCAACATGGTTCCAAGGTACAGCTGATGCTGTAAGACAATGTATGCCTCACTTTTTAAATCACGATTTTGATTATGCATTAATTCTTTCAGGTGACCAATTGTATCAAATGGACTTGAATGAGATGATTGAAGAACATATCAAAAAGGATGCAGAAATTTCTATTGCAACTTTGCCTGTAAATGATAAAGATGCACCTGAATTTGGAATCTTAAAAACGAACAAAGACAGTTATATTGAATCTTTTATCGAAAAACCAGCTAAAGAATTATTGCCAAATTGGACATCAGATGTAAGCGAACAAATGAAATCTGAAGGGAAACATTATTTGGCTTCGATGGGTATTTATATTTTCAATAAAGATTTATTGGTTGATTTGATGAGTAATTTTGAAACCAAAGATTTTGGTAAAGAAATTATTCCACAAGCTGTTCAAACCAATAGAGTATTGAGCTACCAATATGAAGGATATTGGACAGATATTGGAAATATTGACTCTTTCTTTGAGGCTAATATCGGATTGACTGATGATGTGCCTAAGTTTAATTTATTTGATAATGACAATAAAATCTACACTAGGCCAAGGATGTTACCTCCTTCAAAATTTCAAAACACAAACATCGATCGTTCATTGATTTCGGAAGGTTGTATTTTGAATGCTAAAGAAATTAATAAATCGGTTATTGGAATTCGTTCTAGAATTGGAAAAGATACAATTATACAAAATTGTTACATTATGGGTAATGATTTGTACCAAAGTATTGAAACCATGGAAGAAGAGAAGAACAGCGATAAAATATTAGTAGGTATTGGTGAGAGATGCTACATTAAAAATGCTTTAATTGATAAAAACTGCCGTATTGGAAATGATGTTTATATCTGTGGAGGTGAGCATTTAGAGAATTCTTCAAATGAATTATATGCTGTTAAACAAGGGATTGTAGTTATCAAAAAAGGGGTAGTTATTCCAGATAACTATGTAATTAAATAA
- a CDS encoding glycogen synthase: MKVLEIIHISAECYPVAKVGGLADVVGAIAKYQFNAGHNVSVVVPCYETKFIKENEFETIHWSQVKLGHFNFPFSVLKGINHNLGFNLYLITIPELFDRGEIYGYKDDIERFLSFQIATLDWFVAHNLLPDVVHCHDHHSAVIPFMMQQAFDYEKLRPVPTVLTVHNALYQGQFGFDKLHYFPSYDLSKTPLLEWSGCINSLAVGLKCARAITTVSPNYLNEINYNGYGLEMLFNQVRYKSRGILNGIDNDVWNPKIDPLIATNYDVDDFEVGKQKNKEKLCKLFNFNVEYPLISFVGRLYEEKGADLLSEVARKAISTNNNKINILILGSGNKVIEDSLKLVLNDFSSNYNLSIEFNEKLAHQIYAGSDFILMPSRMESCGLNQMYAYRYGAIPVVRRTGGLKDTVVDISENGFGICHDHATVDDVCDAIQRACELYKEKEKIKVIAKSGMVLNHSWEKAYQEYLEMYNLIIK; the protein is encoded by the coding sequence ATGAAAGTATTAGAAATAATTCATATTAGTGCAGAATGTTATCCTGTTGCAAAAGTAGGTGGTTTAGCGGATGTCGTTGGAGCGATAGCAAAATATCAATTTAATGCAGGGCATAATGTAAGTGTTGTGGTTCCCTGTTATGAAACGAAGTTTATTAAAGAAAATGAATTTGAGACAATACATTGGTCTCAAGTTAAATTAGGTCATTTTAATTTTCCTTTCAGTGTTTTAAAAGGAATTAATCATAATTTAGGTTTTAATTTATATTTAATCACAATTCCAGAACTTTTTGACAGAGGTGAAATTTATGGTTATAAAGATGATATTGAACGTTTTTTGTCTTTTCAAATAGCTACTTTGGATTGGTTTGTAGCACATAATCTTTTACCTGATGTTGTTCATTGTCACGATCATCATAGCGCGGTTATTCCTTTTATGATGCAACAAGCATTCGATTATGAGAAACTAAGACCAGTTCCAACTGTATTAACAGTACATAATGCGCTTTACCAAGGGCAATTTGGATTCGATAAATTACATTATTTCCCTAGTTATGATTTGTCAAAAACACCATTATTGGAATGGAGTGGATGTATCAATTCTTTGGCAGTTGGATTAAAATGTGCAAGAGCAATCACAACAGTTTCTCCAAATTACCTAAATGAAATTAATTATAATGGCTATGGCTTAGAAATGTTATTCAATCAGGTGCGCTATAAGTCTAGAGGAATTCTAAACGGAATTGATAATGATGTATGGAATCCAAAAATAGACCCTCTTATAGCGACAAATTATGATGTGGATGATTTTGAAGTTGGAAAGCAAAAAAATAAGGAAAAACTATGTAAATTATTCAATTTCAACGTTGAATATCCACTTATAAGTTTTGTTGGCCGATTGTATGAAGAAAAAGGAGCAGATTTATTGTCAGAAGTGGCAAGAAAAGCCATTTCAACAAACAATAATAAAATTAATATTCTTATATTGGGTTCGGGAAATAAGGTAATAGAAGATAGTCTGAAGTTGGTTCTTAATGATTTTTCTAGTAATTATAATTTAAGTATTGAATTTAATGAGAAATTGGCCCATCAGATTTACGCAGGGTCTGATTTCATCTTAATGCCATCCCGAATGGAATCTTGTGGTTTGAATCAAATGTATGCGTATCGATATGGAGCTATTCCTGTAGTTAGAAGAACTGGAGGATTGAAAGATACCGTTGTTGATATTAGTGAAAACGGTTTTGGGATATGTCATGACCATGCCACAGTAGATGATGTTTGTGATGCTATTCAAAGAGCCTGCGAATTGTATAAGGAAAAGGAAAAAATAAAAGTAATTGCAAAATCCGGAATGGTACTCAATCATTCATGGGAAAAGGCATATCAAGAATATTTAGAAATGTATAATTTAATAATAAAATAA
- the msrB gene encoding peptide-methionine (R)-S-oxide reductase MsrB: protein MKYPIEKTEEEWKKQLGSDRYRILREKGTEYPHTGIYNLHYEKGTYCCGGCAEPLFESSSKFDAHCGWPSFDEAIPGKVKNVLDKSHGMIRTEIVCANCGGHLGHVFNDGPTPTGERFCVNSLSIDFKEK, encoded by the coding sequence ATGAAATATCCAATAGAAAAAACAGAAGAAGAATGGAAAAAGCAATTAGGAAGTGATCGCTATCGAATATTAAGAGAAAAAGGAACAGAATACCCACATACTGGTATATATAATCTACATTATGAAAAAGGTACTTATTGCTGTGGGGGTTGTGCAGAACCTTTATTTGAAAGCAGCTCTAAATTTGATGCGCATTGCGGTTGGCCTTCTTTTGATGAAGCCATTCCTGGAAAAGTCAAAAATGTATTAGATAAAAGTCACGGTATGATACGAACTGAAATAGTTTGCGCTAATTGTGGTGGACATTTAGGACACGTATTTAATGATGGCCCTACTCCTACAGGTGAACGTTTTTGCGTCAATTCATTGTCTATAGATTTTAAAGAAAAATAA
- a CDS encoding fasciclin domain-containing protein: MKTRKILSVALFALVFGATSFAQKTVMVGGAAMYPTKNIIENAVNSKDHTTLVAAVKAADLVGTLQGKGPFTVFAPTNAAFDKLPMGTVETLLKPENKKMLQTILTYHVVAGKMNASDIAKAIKMGKGKATMKTVSGGTLTAWMKGKKMYITDENGGMSMVTIADVNQSNGVIHVIDTVVLPKS; this comes from the coding sequence ATGAAAACGAGAAAAATTTTATCAGTAGCATTATTTGCTTTAGTATTTGGAGCCACCTCTTTCGCTCAAAAAACAGTAATGGTTGGTGGAGCAGCAATGTATCCAACAAAAAATATTATTGAAAATGCAGTTAACTCAAAAGATCACACCACATTGGTTGCGGCAGTAAAAGCAGCAGACTTAGTGGGAACATTGCAAGGTAAAGGGCCTTTTACGGTATTTGCACCTACTAATGCAGCTTTTGACAAATTACCAATGGGAACTGTTGAAACCTTATTAAAACCCGAAAACAAAAAAATGTTGCAAACCATTTTGACGTATCATGTTGTTGCAGGTAAAATGAATGCTTCAGATATTGCTAAAGCAATTAAAATGGGTAAAGGAAAAGCAACTATGAAAACAGTTAGCGGTGGAACTTTGACAGCTTGGATGAAAGGAAAAAAAATGTATATCACTGACGAAAATGGAGGAATGTCAATGGTAACTATTGCCGATGTTAATCAATCGAATGGTGTTATTCACGTTATTGATACAGTAGTGTTACCAAAATCTTAA
- a CDS encoding multidrug effflux MFS transporter translates to MIKSNYFKTIIILGSLTALGPFSIDMYLPGFSGIAKDLNTSVANVAMTLSSYFIGISAGQLLYGPLLDRFGRKKPLIIGLLVYIIASLACVFVKDIYTFIGLRFVQAIGSCAATVASVSMVRDLFPVKEIPKVFSLLMLVVGLSPMLAPTIGGYVTAGFGWQAVFLILMFLGIGVLLSAHFGLPNTYKPDESISLKPKPIINNFVKVLKEPQFYTYAFTGAMAFSGLFTYVAASPILFMDIFKVDAKTYGWIFAFMSCSFIGASQLNSVLLRKFTSEQMIFKALITQSLISITFLITAMNDLLGLYETIALLFFFLGCLGISNPNTAGLTLAPFTKNTGSASALMGAIQLGLGALASFIVSVFVIDSIIPMVIIMMTTTLTALIILQLGKRMIKIKK, encoded by the coding sequence ATGATAAAGTCTAATTACTTTAAAACTATTATTATTCTAGGTTCACTTACAGCTCTTGGTCCTTTCTCAATAGATATGTATTTACCAGGTTTTTCAGGAATTGCAAAAGACTTAAACACCAGTGTTGCCAATGTAGCCATGACTTTATCAAGTTATTTTATAGGTATTTCGGCAGGACAATTATTATATGGACCATTGTTAGATCGTTTTGGAAGAAAAAAGCCTCTTATTATTGGTTTACTTGTTTATATAATAGCATCTTTAGCTTGTGTTTTTGTCAAAGACATCTATACATTTATTGGTTTGCGTTTTGTTCAAGCCATTGGAAGTTGTGCCGCTACTGTAGCTTCTGTTTCTATGGTTAGAGATCTATTCCCTGTAAAAGAAATTCCAAAAGTTTTCTCCTTATTAATGTTAGTTGTTGGGCTATCTCCTATGTTGGCTCCTACCATTGGTGGATATGTTACCGCTGGATTTGGATGGCAAGCAGTATTTTTAATATTAATGTTTCTGGGGATTGGTGTCCTTTTATCGGCTCATTTTGGACTACCTAATACGTATAAGCCAGATGAATCTATTTCGCTAAAACCAAAACCAATTATCAATAATTTTGTAAAAGTACTTAAAGAGCCTCAATTTTACACTTATGCCTTTACTGGCGCAATGGCATTTTCTGGACTATTTACTTATGTAGCTGCCTCCCCTATTCTATTTATGGATATCTTTAAAGTTGATGCAAAAACCTATGGCTGGATATTTGCATTTATGTCCTGCAGTTTTATTGGCGCAAGCCAACTTAATTCGGTACTACTACGTAAATTTACGAGTGAACAGATGATTTTCAAAGCTTTAATTACACAGTCTCTTATTAGCATTACTTTTTTGATTACTGCTATGAATGACCTTTTGGGACTTTACGAAACAATTGCATTATTGTTCTTTTTTTTAGGTTGTTTAGGCATTTCAAACCCTAATACTGCGGGACTTACTTTGGCACCCTTTACCAAAAATACAGGAAGTGCTTCGGCCTTAATGGGAGCCATACAGCTAGGACTTGGAGCTTTGGCATCATTTATAGTAAGTGTTTTTGTAATTGATTCAATAATTCCTATGGTCATTATTATGATGACTACTACGCTTACTGCATTGATAATACTCCAGCTTGGAAAAAGAATGATTAAGATTAAGAAATAA
- a CDS encoding NAD(P)/FAD-dependent oxidoreductase, with protein MEIVIIGGGFAGMNLAKELLNHDGVHVTLVDKNNYNFFPPLIYQVATAYLEPSSISYPFRKFFAGKKNLQFRLGELMEVVPAENKVILSNGELNYDKLIFATGAETSYFGMENVKKNAIPMKTLNDAIVMRNTLLKNLEKAAITKDMRKRRKLLTIVVAGGGPTGVEISGMFAEMRKNILLKEYPELETTASNIYLVDGAPALLTPMSKQSQEDTYKAITELGVVVKLNNNVVDYVDDTVHFANGETIQTKNLIWAAGVTAREFKGLPAESYGRGKRLKTDAFNKLEGSNNIYAIGDTCIQFNDAAFPHGHPQVAQVAIQQGINLAKNIKASLQGKPLVPFTYVDKGSMAIIGKNKAVVDLPKPEMHFKGFFAWIIWLFIHLISLITYRNKVKTFYNWMVAYFSKDNSLRMIIRPDKKSSKVASEA; from the coding sequence ATGGAAATTGTAATAATCGGAGGAGGATTTGCGGGAATGAACCTAGCAAAAGAACTCCTAAATCATGATGGTGTTCATGTAACATTGGTAGATAAAAATAACTATAATTTTTTTCCACCTCTTATTTATCAGGTAGCAACGGCTTATTTAGAACCCTCAAGTATTAGTTATCCATTTCGTAAATTTTTTGCAGGTAAAAAAAATCTGCAATTCCGATTAGGAGAATTAATGGAAGTAGTTCCAGCTGAGAACAAAGTAATCTTGAGTAATGGGGAATTAAATTATGATAAATTAATTTTCGCTACTGGTGCTGAAACAAGCTATTTTGGTATGGAAAACGTTAAGAAAAACGCGATTCCAATGAAAACACTAAATGATGCTATTGTAATGCGTAATACTTTGTTGAAAAACTTAGAAAAAGCCGCCATTACTAAAGACATGCGTAAGCGTCGTAAATTATTAACTATTGTAGTTGCAGGTGGAGGACCTACTGGTGTGGAGATATCAGGAATGTTTGCTGAAATGCGAAAAAATATTCTTTTAAAAGAATACCCTGAATTAGAAACTACAGCTAGTAATATTTATTTAGTTGATGGTGCTCCCGCATTATTAACTCCAATGAGTAAACAGTCTCAAGAGGACACTTATAAAGCAATTACTGAACTAGGGGTTGTTGTAAAATTGAACAATAATGTGGTAGATTATGTTGACGATACGGTTCATTTTGCCAATGGAGAAACCATTCAAACCAAAAACTTAATTTGGGCTGCTGGAGTTACTGCCAGAGAATTTAAAGGTCTTCCTGCTGAAAGCTACGGACGTGGTAAACGTTTAAAAACAGATGCTTTTAACAAATTAGAAGGCTCAAATAATATTTATGCCATTGGTGATACTTGTATCCAATTTAATGATGCAGCTTTCCCACACGGACATCCACAAGTAGCACAAGTTGCAATTCAGCAAGGAATTAATCTAGCGAAGAACATTAAAGCTTCTCTACAAGGAAAACCATTAGTACCTTTTACTTATGTTGATAAAGGTTCTATGGCTATTATTGGAAAAAATAAAGCTGTAGTTGATTTACCAAAACCAGAAATGCATTTCAAAGGATTCTTTGCTTGGATAATTTGGTTATTTATTCACTTAATTTCGTTGATTACCTATCGAAATAAAGTAAAAACATTCTACAACTGGATGGTTGCTTATTTCTCTAAAGATAACTCTTTAAGAATGATTATCAGACCTGATAAAAAATCATCAAAAGTTGCTTCAGAAGCATAA
- a CDS encoding DEAD/DEAH box helicase: MANQFLDLGISAPILKAITELNIVEPTEIQQKTIPLLLSNTTDVVGIAKTGTGKTAAFGLPLLQLIDTEQPIVQAVILAPTRELGHQIFSNLEAFAKYMPKVSIAASCGGIPIKPQIERLSAPTHIVVATPGRLIDLIQRKAINLSNTKFLVLDEADEMVSILKESLDEIVAELPKAHKTILFSATMPGTIKQLVQNYLNKNVVQVSASMETIGNQGIDHQYIIVDPIEKLDVLMHFLNSKEGERGIIFCKTKAAVNKLAKNLAINRFSSGAIHGSLSQGIRDRIMEQFREGHINILVATDLAARGIDVKEISYVVNYHLPDAYEAYVHRSGRTARAGAKGLSLTVLQPEEVTEIADFEKELGIKFHLFKKPSVASIEENNTLLWAKQIFKTKPNHEVDADFKNKVKTIFHHLTKDELVEKLLANYLLQNKPTNTEKPVKKLKKN; this comes from the coding sequence ATGGCAAATCAATTCTTAGATTTAGGAATTTCAGCACCAATTCTAAAAGCAATTACCGAATTGAATATTGTTGAACCAACAGAAATTCAACAAAAAACAATTCCGTTATTATTATCCAATACTACTGATGTAGTGGGAATCGCTAAAACAGGAACTGGAAAAACGGCTGCATTTGGTTTGCCTCTATTACAACTAATAGACACAGAACAACCTATAGTTCAAGCGGTTATTCTCGCTCCAACTCGTGAATTGGGACACCAGATTTTTTCTAATTTAGAAGCTTTTGCCAAATATATGCCTAAAGTTTCTATCGCAGCTAGCTGTGGTGGAATTCCAATTAAACCTCAAATTGAAAGACTTAGTGCTCCTACACATATTGTAGTAGCAACTCCAGGTCGTTTGATTGATTTGATTCAGCGCAAAGCAATTAACCTTTCCAATACTAAATTTCTAGTATTAGATGAAGCCGATGAAATGGTAAGTATTCTAAAGGAAAGTTTAGACGAAATTGTAGCAGAATTACCTAAAGCACACAAGACTATACTTTTTTCAGCAACGATGCCTGGAACAATCAAGCAATTGGTTCAGAATTATTTAAACAAGAACGTTGTTCAGGTTAGTGCTAGTATGGAAACCATCGGTAATCAAGGAATTGATCATCAATATATAATTGTAGATCCTATTGAAAAATTGGATGTATTGATGCATTTCTTAAATTCGAAAGAAGGTGAGCGCGGTATTATCTTTTGTAAAACCAAAGCTGCTGTAAACAAACTAGCCAAAAATTTAGCTATTAATCGTTTTTCATCAGGAGCAATTCATGGAAGTTTATCGCAAGGAATTCGTGATAGAATCATGGAGCAATTTCGTGAGGGGCATATTAATATATTAGTAGCAACAGACTTAGCGGCTCGTGGAATTGATGTCAAAGAAATATCATATGTAGTAAATTATCATTTACCTGATGCTTATGAAGCTTATGTACACCGCAGTGGTCGTACGGCAAGGGCAGGAGCAAAGGGGCTTTCGTTAACCGTTCTACAGCCAGAAGAAGTAACTGAAATAGCCGATTTTGAAAAAGAATTAGGAATCAAATTTCACCTTTTCAAAAAACCTTCGGTTGCCAGTATTGAAGAAAATAATACCCTATTATGGGCAAAACAAATTTTTAAAACCAAGCCGAATCACGAAGTGGATGCGGACTTTAAAAATAAGGTAAAGACAATTTTTCATCATTTGACTAAAGATGAATTGGTAGAAAAGTTATTAGCTAATTATTTGTTACAAAACAAACCTACTAACACAGAGAAACCTGTGAAAAAACTAAAAAAGAACTAA